A genomic stretch from Sporocytophaga myxococcoides includes:
- the priA gene encoding replication restart helicase PriA, producing MEFNKENTKDRLFADILLPLPLPRPFTYRIPDTEREKVNIGSRVIVQFGKKRILTGIIVKVHSIEPDVYEAKDIIEILDDAPSVNAFQLKLFEWMAEYYMCHPGEVLNAALPSGLKVSSESKIQLNPNFEDLEEKIPFADKELLIIEMLEKKEALTFDEVSLIVGKKSGSSLIKSLIKKNRIIVFEEVKEKFTPKIIKKVRLCPPYDQKGNMQELFIKLEKKPKQTDLLLKYIKLTGFLENPDKNTTGINKNLLIEESSLSPFTSLVKAGFFEEYEIVVSRFEEDDEESKYAEVRLSETQQSAKDSILEQFGEKEAVLLHGITGSGKTEIYIELIKNVLSGGSQVLYLLPEIALTTQIVQRLRKIFGDKMGIYHSKFSDNERVETWRGIISGRFSFVVGVRSSIFLPFDNLGLIIIDEEHETSYKQHDPAPRYHARDTALMLARMHHSKTLLGSATPSVESYFQAVNKKWGLVELTQRFGNAKLPQLIAVDVRKEKRDRKLHGDFTGLLTQQIEKSLHERNQVILFQNRRGYAPYISCEDCGHIPKCDNCAVSLTYHLYHKELRCHYCGSHESIPTRCEACGSNKIKTVGLGTEKIEDDIKLLFPDAVTQRMDLDTTRKKNSYQKIIEDFQNNKIDILVGTQMVTKGLDFDRVNLVGILDADSLIHFPDFRAHEKAFQTFTQVSGRAGRREKAGTVILQTSSINHPVIGKLLQQDYSGFFNTEISEREKFHYPPFYRLISITFKDPDAGIASKGADRLFGKLKYFIPKEQILGPEQPLINKIRNYYLEEIILKFERNKANLPAIKFKIKEAIEKVLAETAFKNSIIVCDVDPV from the coding sequence GTGGAGTTTAATAAGGAAAATACAAAAGACCGGCTCTTTGCAGATATTCTGCTTCCTCTGCCTTTACCAAGGCCTTTCACTTATCGTATCCCTGATACGGAAAGGGAAAAAGTAAACATAGGTTCAAGAGTGATTGTCCAATTCGGAAAGAAAAGGATCTTAACAGGAATAATAGTTAAAGTACATTCTATAGAACCTGATGTATATGAAGCCAAAGACATTATAGAAATTCTTGATGATGCACCTTCAGTAAATGCCTTTCAGCTCAAGCTCTTCGAATGGATGGCCGAATATTATATGTGTCATCCGGGAGAAGTATTGAATGCAGCATTACCTTCAGGACTTAAAGTCAGCAGTGAATCCAAAATTCAACTGAACCCTAACTTTGAAGATCTTGAAGAAAAAATACCTTTTGCAGATAAGGAGCTTTTGATCATTGAAATGCTTGAGAAAAAAGAAGCTTTGACCTTTGATGAAGTAAGTCTTATTGTTGGAAAGAAAAGCGGCTCTTCTCTCATCAAGTCATTGATTAAGAAAAATCGGATCATCGTCTTTGAAGAGGTAAAAGAAAAATTTACTCCGAAAATAATAAAGAAGGTAAGACTCTGTCCACCCTATGATCAAAAGGGAAACATGCAGGAACTCTTTATAAAACTGGAGAAAAAACCCAAGCAAACAGATCTATTATTAAAGTATATAAAGCTTACCGGCTTTCTTGAAAACCCTGACAAGAATACAACTGGCATTAATAAAAATCTACTGATTGAAGAAAGTTCTCTATCCCCTTTTACATCTCTTGTAAAAGCAGGATTTTTTGAAGAGTATGAAATAGTTGTTTCAAGATTTGAAGAGGACGACGAAGAAAGTAAATATGCAGAAGTTCGCTTGTCTGAAACTCAGCAGAGCGCTAAAGATTCAATCCTCGAACAATTCGGAGAAAAAGAAGCTGTGCTGCTTCATGGCATTACCGGAAGCGGTAAAACAGAGATCTACATCGAACTCATCAAAAATGTACTTAGTGGTGGTAGCCAGGTTCTTTATCTTTTACCTGAAATTGCCCTTACTACCCAAATCGTACAGCGTTTGCGCAAGATATTTGGGGATAAAATGGGAATTTATCATTCCAAATTTTCAGATAATGAACGTGTGGAAACATGGAGAGGTATAATATCCGGAAGGTTCTCCTTCGTTGTTGGAGTAAGAAGCAGCATCTTTCTTCCTTTTGATAATCTTGGTTTGATCATTATAGATGAGGAACATGAAACATCTTACAAACAGCATGATCCTGCACCTAGATACCATGCAAGAGATACAGCTCTGATGCTGGCAAGAATGCATCATTCCAAAACTCTATTAGGCTCTGCCACACCTTCTGTCGAATCATATTTTCAAGCAGTGAATAAAAAGTGGGGATTGGTGGAATTAACACAACGCTTTGGAAATGCGAAGCTTCCTCAATTGATTGCTGTAGATGTTAGAAAAGAAAAGAGAGACAGAAAACTTCATGGTGACTTTACAGGCTTGCTTACTCAACAAATAGAAAAGAGCCTTCATGAAAGAAATCAGGTTATCCTGTTTCAGAACCGCAGGGGCTATGCTCCTTATATATCTTGCGAAGATTGCGGACATATTCCTAAATGTGACAATTGCGCTGTAAGCCTAACCTATCATCTGTATCATAAAGAGCTGAGATGCCATTATTGCGGAAGCCATGAAAGTATCCCTACACGTTGTGAAGCTTGTGGATCCAATAAAATAAAGACAGTTGGACTGGGTACAGAAAAAATAGAAGATGATATTAAACTTTTGTTTCCAGATGCTGTCACCCAGAGAATGGACCTGGATACTACGCGTAAGAAAAACAGTTACCAGAAGATCATTGAAGACTTTCAGAACAATAAGATTGACATTCTGGTTGGAACCCAAATGGTAACCAAGGGGCTGGACTTTGACAGAGTAAATCTTGTCGGCATACTCGATGCAGATTCACTCATACACTTTCCAGATTTCAGAGCACATGAGAAGGCTTTTCAGACTTTTACACAAGTAAGCGGCCGCGCAGGAAGAAGAGAGAAGGCTGGAACTGTAATTCTTCAAACCTCCTCTATAAATCATCCTGTGATAGGCAAATTGCTTCAACAGGATTATTCGGGATTCTTTAATACAGAGATTTCAGAAAGGGAAAAATTTCATTACCCTCCCTTTTACCGGCTTATAAGCATTACATTTAAAGATCCCGATGCTGGAATCGCTTCCAAGGGTGCTGACAGGCTTTTCGGGAAACTGAAATATTTCATACCAAAAGAACAAATTCTTGGTCCTGAGCAGCCTTTAATCAACAAAATAAGGAATTACTACCTGGAAGAAATAATCCTGAAATTTGAAAGAAATAAGGCAAACCTTCCTGCTATAAAATTTAAAATCAAGGAAGCTATTGAGAAAGTTCTTGCAGAAACTGCTTTTAAAAACTCGATTATTGTCTGCGACGTAGACCCTGTTTAA
- a CDS encoding tetratricopeptide repeat protein, with amino-acid sequence MRSSTLFTHSFGILLLVLTISFNNLVQGQSLEKLIKKAETLSKQNKLEESVKVYKQILEIDHTYAHAFYMISIWEGETKNYEGALKNINKAIEHNSNIAEYYHAKGVYFALLNKLDSALMAYDIAIVKGSNNPVLYYNKAIAYSKRNDDKEVVRYLNMCLKIDDQYEQAWYRRGNAKVNLGYLQEAVADYTIEISLNKKNDEYYRARGDAYKLLGKFSEASLDFETALKYNPNNAFIYSGRGKLKEFQGKFSEALVDMNKAISLNNNSSSLYISRGTLLGFSMGRLEEGLEDLNKAELLDSTTFVVYNNRGLIKNSLLDFKGAIEDYNKAISKDSLKAFSYNNRGFVKFRLKDYEGAFKDINKSLELDMENSYAYRNRALIYIELKQISEACQDLYTAEKYKFSTFYGNEVKELISKHCK; translated from the coding sequence ATGAGATCCTCAACTCTTTTTACCCATTCCTTTGGCATTCTTTTATTAGTCTTAACAATTAGTTTTAACAATTTAGTACAAGGGCAGTCCTTAGAAAAGCTTATAAAAAAAGCTGAAACTTTATCTAAACAAAATAAGCTTGAAGAATCAGTTAAAGTATATAAGCAAATTCTAGAAATTGATCATACATATGCACATGCATTTTACATGATTAGCATTTGGGAAGGGGAAACTAAAAACTATGAAGGCGCTCTTAAGAATATCAATAAAGCCATTGAGCATAATTCAAATATTGCTGAGTATTACCATGCCAAAGGTGTGTATTTTGCATTATTGAATAAACTTGATAGTGCACTAATGGCATATGATATAGCCATAGTCAAAGGCTCAAACAATCCTGTTCTTTATTATAATAAAGCTATTGCATATTCAAAAAGAAATGACGATAAAGAAGTAGTGCGTTATCTTAATATGTGCTTAAAAATTGACGATCAATACGAACAGGCGTGGTATAGAAGAGGAAATGCCAAGGTAAATCTTGGTTATCTGCAGGAAGCAGTTGCTGATTATACAATTGAAATTTCACTTAACAAAAAAAATGATGAATACTATAGGGCCAGAGGAGATGCATATAAACTTCTTGGTAAATTTTCAGAGGCAAGTTTGGATTTCGAAACTGCGCTAAAGTATAACCCTAACAATGCATTTATTTATAGTGGAAGAGGAAAACTAAAGGAATTTCAGGGAAAATTCAGCGAGGCTCTGGTTGACATGAATAAAGCGATAAGCCTCAATAACAATAGCAGCAGTTTATATATATCAAGAGGTACATTACTGGGCTTCAGTATGGGCAGGTTGGAAGAAGGACTTGAAGACTTAAACAAAGCTGAACTTTTGGATTCAACTACGTTTGTGGTTTATAACAATCGTGGTTTAATTAAAAATTCCCTATTAGATTTTAAGGGAGCCATAGAAGACTATAATAAAGCTATCTCCAAAGACTCTTTAAAGGCTTTCTCCTACAATAACAGAGGTTTTGTAAAATTCAGGTTAAAGGATTATGAAGGAGCATTTAAGGACATCAATAAATCATTAGAACTGGATATGGAAAACTCTTACGCTTACAGAAACAGAGCCTTAATATATATTGAGCTTAAGCAGATTTCCGAAGCTTGCCAGGATCTTTATACTGCAGAAAAATATAAATTTTCTACCTTCTATGGTAATGAGGTAAAAGAGCTGATCAGTAAACATTGTAAATAA